A region from the Paenibacillus humicola genome encodes:
- a CDS encoding GNAT family N-acetyltransferase: MAYKLDIVLETQPDLSIFLNNMIKEFNNKHSVHHLEKRKQGAVQPINIMVSDDNHNWVGGLTAEVYWNWLEVNYLWVHEDDRGEGLGSTLLEKAEGIAKQKGAVQAKLATFDFQARSFYECKGYKVVGEIKDYPPGSSFYIMVKVL, from the coding sequence ATGGCGTACAAATTAGACATTGTCTTAGAAACACAACCTGATCTTTCCATTTTTTTAAACAACATGATCAAAGAATTCAATAATAAACATTCCGTTCATCATCTTGAGAAAAGAAAACAAGGGGCCGTCCAACCAATCAACATTATGGTTTCGGATGACAATCATAACTGGGTTGGCGGCCTAACGGCAGAAGTATACTGGAACTGGCTTGAAGTTAACTATCTTTGGGTTCATGAAGACGATCGCGGTGAGGGACTAGGTTCTACATTACTTGAAAAAGCAGAAGGAATTGCAAAACAGAAAGGTGCCGTACAAGCGAAATTAGCGACTTTTGATTTTCAAGCTCGTTCGTTCTATGAATGTAAAGGCTACAAAGTTGTGGGGGAGATTAAAGATTATCCGCCTGGCAGTTCGTTTTACATCATGGTGAAGGTGCTCTAA
- a CDS encoding AAA family ATPase — MGIKNYLIEGVSGTGKTSVCKELHRRGYHAINGDRELAYQGDPETGTPTDGVTHEHHIWHVDKVKALIANQDEAVTFFCGGSRNFSKFLDLFDGVFVLEVDLDILNRRLDGRPENEWGGKKAERELIMRLHHTKEDIPKNGIIIDATAPIEHVVDEIIRQSEEIKRQRQ; from the coding sequence ATGGGCATCAAGAATTATTTGATTGAAGGCGTTTCCGGCACAGGCAAAACTTCAGTCTGCAAAGAATTGCACCGGCGCGGCTACCATGCCATTAATGGTGACCGTGAATTGGCTTATCAAGGCGATCCGGAAACGGGTACACCGACGGATGGCGTCACGCACGAGCACCACATTTGGCATGTAGATAAAGTAAAAGCGTTGATCGCCAACCAGGATGAGGCGGTAACTTTTTTCTGCGGTGGCTCGAGGAACTTTTCAAAATTTTTAGACCTATTTGACGGCGTATTTGTCCTCGAGGTCGATCTTGATATATTGAACCGGCGGCTTGACGGGCGACCGGAAAATGAGTGGGGCGGAAAGAAGGCGGAACGGGAACTCATTATGCGATTGCACCATACGAAAGAAGACATTCCGAAAAACGGAATCATAATCGACGCCACCGCACCGATCGAGCACGTCGTTGACGAGATCATCCGTCAAAGCGAAGAAATTAAACGCCAACGACAGTAA
- a CDS encoding helix-turn-helix transcriptional regulator has translation MFFPIGVGVLDVKHRIEKFHTPERKQTAGFLDILLEAAIRQQAVVITYGVDPEGDRVIQPIGIYEDEGFWFCPAFCYKRKAFRLFRADRIRSAARAGEEERPAPVT, from the coding sequence GTGTTTTTCCCAATTGGCGTCGGTGTGCTCGATGTTAAGCACCGTATCGAGAAGTTTCATACCCCCGAACGCAAACAGACAGCCGGCTTTCTCGATATTCTGCTTGAGGCGGCCATTAGGCAGCAGGCCGTTGTCATCACATATGGAGTTGATCCGGAAGGAGACCGGGTTATTCAGCCGATCGGGATATACGAGGACGAGGGATTCTGGTTCTGCCCGGCCTTTTGCTATAAGCGGAAGGCGTTCCGATTATTCCGAGCGGATAGGATCAGGTCGGCGGCAAGGGCGGGGGAGGAAGAGCGTCCGGCACCGGTCACTTGA
- a CDS encoding DUF5071 domain-containing protein, producing MDVRELIPKHKHDFDRTKELKKLDKDTIRPIIAELLVWLQDGNWPVATEIRDILLPFNQELVPHIKTILQTNDGEWKFFLLTVLVRELPPTTVSELRQDLIDIAYNHNPSKSDRASEVDEISIELLKMLDDSNAVDA from the coding sequence ATGGATGTAAGGGAACTTATTCCTAAACATAAACATGATTTTGATCGAACAAAAGAATTAAAAAAACTTGATAAGGATACTATTCGGCCAATTATTGCTGAACTACTGGTTTGGCTTCAAGATGGGAATTGGCCTGTAGCAACTGAGATTCGGGATATTTTGCTTCCATTCAATCAGGAACTGGTACCACACATCAAAACAATACTACAGACAAATGATGGAGAGTGGAAGTTTTTCCTTCTAACCGTCTTGGTACGTGAACTACCCCCAACAACTGTATCAGAATTAAGACAAGATTTAATTGATATTGCATATAACCATAACCCCAGCAAATCCGACAGGGCTAGTGAAGTAGATGAAATATCCATAGAATTATTGAAAATGCTTGATGATAGCAATGCAGTTGACGCTTAG
- a CDS encoding LysR family transcriptional regulator: MEFRQLEYFAAVCKEMHFSRAAEKLCTTQSNLSQQIKFLEKELGMPLFDRIGKRIALTEAGKILLDQCHIIFERIDYIKGAITDLKRMEGGRLDIGILPGDGDLLFDNLLINFHRTYPKLSIQVTESVDVYEQVVDGTRDLGVTIVPANPDDRISIIPLFHEEFALAIHSDHPFAKSKAIPFEQLQQLKMVMFGPDHQITKVIHTCCQEKGIELDHSIVTPTLSTLLSLVEQGIGAAILPRLLLDFLKRDNISAVKLVNPTPSQDICILYRTDKYMGQAAKIFIDELQSFVQSVMDLSARSLG; the protein is encoded by the coding sequence GTGGAGTTTAGGCAGCTTGAGTATTTTGCCGCCGTTTGTAAGGAAATGCATTTCTCAAGAGCGGCCGAGAAACTATGCACGACACAGTCGAATCTGAGTCAGCAGATCAAGTTTTTGGAAAAAGAGCTTGGGATGCCTCTGTTCGATCGCATTGGCAAACGGATTGCATTGACGGAAGCGGGTAAAATCTTGCTTGATCAATGTCATATCATCTTCGAACGCATCGACTATATCAAGGGAGCGATTACGGATCTAAAGCGTATGGAAGGCGGCAGGCTGGACATCGGGATTCTTCCCGGAGATGGAGATTTACTGTTCGATAATTTGTTGATCAATTTTCACCGTACATATCCCAAGCTTTCTATACAAGTTACGGAGAGTGTGGATGTGTACGAACAGGTTGTTGACGGCACAAGAGATCTTGGCGTTACTATTGTGCCTGCGAATCCGGATGATCGCATCTCGATTATTCCTTTGTTCCACGAGGAGTTTGCATTGGCCATCCATTCGGATCACCCCTTTGCGAAGTCAAAGGCGATCCCCTTCGAACAATTACAGCAGCTTAAGATGGTCATGTTCGGTCCGGACCATCAGATTACGAAGGTCATTCATACTTGCTGCCAAGAAAAGGGGATCGAATTAGACCATTCAATCGTAACCCCCACGTTATCGACGCTTCTGTCCTTAGTCGAACAAGGGATAGGAGCGGCCATTCTTCCGCGGCTGCTGCTAGATTTCCTCAAACGCGATAACATCTCAGCCGTAAAGCTGGTCAATCCAACGCCAAGCCAAGATATTTGCATCCTATATCGAACGGATAAATATATGGGGCAAGCTGCAAAAATTTTCATCGACGAGCTGCAGTCTTTCGTTCAAAGTGTAATGGATCTTTCCGCTCGGTCGTTGGGGTAA
- a CDS encoding NUDIX domain-containing protein, with product MHLKLVKYVKRGKDLLKIVRKEKNADGIPLPNETYLVISDLLPIEENITCSFVLAFRDHELLLTNLTDRGWDIPGGHIEPGETPFEAMKRELFEETGARIESAELIGHELIRLNGEKPPHWKYPYPESYMVFYTAKIIGLDNFESNDETKGRGFSIRVRH from the coding sequence TTGCATTTAAAATTAGTGAAGTACGTGAAGCGAGGTAAAGATTTATTGAAAATTGTTCGGAAAGAGAAGAATGCTGACGGAATACCATTGCCAAATGAAACTTATTTAGTCATTTCGGATCTCCTTCCCATTGAAGAAAATATAACCTGTTCGTTTGTTCTTGCTTTTCGAGATCATGAGCTATTATTAACAAATCTAACCGACAGAGGCTGGGATATTCCAGGAGGACACATTGAACCGGGGGAGACTCCATTTGAAGCAATGAAAAGAGAATTATTTGAAGAAACTGGCGCGAGAATCGAATCTGCAGAACTCATCGGACATGAGCTCATTAGGTTAAATGGTGAAAAGCCTCCACATTGGAAATATCCTTACCCAGAAAGCTATATGGTTTTTTATACGGCTAAAATTATAGGATTAGATAATTTCGAAAGTAACGATGAAACGAAGGGAAGAGGTTTTTCGATCCGGGTCAGGCATTAA
- a CDS encoding TetR/AcrR family transcriptional regulator produces the protein MSPLNKRQLEKIRDDRREQIKQAALRLFARRGFSGTKTSLIAEEAGISEGLIYRYFSSKDELFTELVEELMDEAGKAIQSIQLLPGTPYEQISALTRDMLDENNKYAFMFIQQARQSENIPEKASQILKLHSGNALIEQLLPIFVKGQEAGEFSAGNPRELLSWYLMIINSLVLLTRGDEEFGLPPAKALMRVLTE, from the coding sequence TTGTCACCTTTAAACAAGCGGCAGCTGGAAAAAATTCGCGACGACCGTCGGGAGCAGATCAAGCAAGCGGCGCTTAGGCTATTCGCCCGCCGCGGCTTCAGCGGCACCAAAACGAGCTTGATTGCTGAAGAAGCCGGGATTAGTGAAGGATTGATCTATCGCTATTTCTCTTCCAAAGACGAGTTGTTCACCGAACTCGTGGAGGAACTGATGGATGAGGCGGGCAAAGCGATTCAGTCCATTCAGCTGCTGCCAGGCACTCCCTACGAACAGATTAGCGCATTGACCCGAGACATGCTGGACGAGAACAACAAATACGCCTTTATGTTCATTCAGCAGGCTCGTCAGTCGGAAAATATTCCGGAGAAGGCTTCGCAGATTTTGAAGCTGCATTCCGGAAATGCTCTAATCGAGCAGCTCCTCCCGATTTTCGTGAAAGGGCAGGAAGCGGGTGAGTTTTCGGCAGGGAATCCCCGGGAACTGCTGTCCTGGTATCTAATGATCATCAATAGTTTGGTTCTGCTGACTCGCGGGGATGAAGAGTTTGGGCTGCCCCCGGCGAAAGCTTTGATGCGCGTGTTGACGGAATAA
- a CDS encoding NUDIX hydrolase, protein MLQYTICFVKQNNNLLLLNRDFVPAKGLWNGVGGKIEENETPLECVVRETFEETGIELLNIQYKGIVTWDIDGRHSGGMYAFLAELPHEYVYLTPSKVDEGILDWKPIDWILSEGNFGVGEMIPHFLPAILSNERCFEHKCILNNNRLVSYTAIPITQEVVVY, encoded by the coding sequence GTGCTTCAATATACGATATGTTTCGTCAAACAAAATAACAATTTGCTTTTGTTAAATAGAGATTTTGTTCCAGCAAAGGGACTCTGGAACGGTGTAGGAGGTAAAATTGAAGAAAACGAAACACCGTTAGAATGTGTAGTGCGTGAAACATTTGAAGAAACCGGAATTGAACTATTGAATATTCAATATAAAGGAATCGTTACGTGGGATATCGATGGAAGGCATTCAGGAGGCATGTATGCATTTTTAGCGGAACTACCACACGAATATGTCTATTTGACTCCTTCAAAAGTAGATGAAGGTATTCTAGATTGGAAACCAATAGACTGGATTTTATCTGAGGGTAACTTTGGTGTTGGAGAAATGATTCCTCATTTCTTGCCAGCAATATTGAGCAATGAAAGGTGCTTTGAACATAAATGCATCTTAAATAATAATAGGTTAGTCAGCTATACAGCAATACCTATAACTCAAGAAGTTGTGGTGTACTAA
- a CDS encoding GNAT family N-acetyltransferase, whose protein sequence is MMDVISRISSQDLFAMDDEEYIDEHIEEKGEIYGAFLNGIFVAYSVLAFPGMSERNLGREFGVPEKELSKVAVLDSTVVHESARGLGLQRCFHDLREKRAREKDCLYLYSTVHPENVPSIKNLEAAGFTLQFTRPMYGGKARHCYAKRL, encoded by the coding sequence ATGATGGATGTAATTTCTCGGATTTCTTCCCAAGATCTTTTTGCTATGGATGACGAAGAATATATAGACGAGCACATTGAAGAAAAAGGCGAAATTTACGGTGCTTTTCTTAATGGGATTTTCGTTGCATATTCTGTTCTGGCATTTCCCGGTATGAGCGAGCGTAATCTTGGGAGGGAATTCGGGGTGCCAGAGAAGGAATTGTCCAAAGTTGCCGTACTGGATTCAACGGTAGTCCATGAATCTGCACGAGGTCTCGGTTTACAAAGATGCTTTCATGACTTACGGGAAAAGCGGGCAAGGGAGAAAGATTGTTTATACTTATATTCAACTGTTCATCCTGAAAATGTTCCGAGTATAAAGAATCTGGAAGCTGCAGGTTTTACCCTCCAGTTTACCCGACCGATGTACGGGGGAAAGGCTAGACATTGTTATGCGAAACGACTTTGA
- a CDS encoding DinB family protein, whose translation MANSIISSGKVLRQIVIGQLQGISEDQFDVQVKGFNNTIRWNVGHMVYWMDKYSTLSFGLPSAIPPHYESLFGSGTKPSEWTMTPPSKEELTERLMAQLSRLSELTTEMMDRKLQSPYVMGPFQFLTSGELFNFALMHEAIHLGIISSQLKAMQ comes from the coding sequence ATGGCCAATTCGATTATTTCAAGCGGAAAAGTTCTGCGTCAGATCGTGATCGGGCAGCTTCAGGGCATTTCGGAGGATCAATTCGATGTTCAAGTGAAAGGCTTCAATAACACGATTCGTTGGAATGTCGGTCATATGGTGTATTGGATGGATAAATACTCCACTTTATCCTTCGGACTCCCGTCTGCAATTCCGCCTCATTATGAATCGTTGTTCGGCTCTGGAACAAAACCTTCGGAATGGACGATGACTCCGCCCTCGAAGGAGGAGCTGACCGAACGATTAATGGCGCAGCTTTCCCGTCTCTCCGAACTGACGACCGAGATGATGGATAGGAAGCTGCAATCGCCATACGTCATGGGTCCGTTCCAATTCCTGACCTCCGGCGAGTTGTTCAACTTCGCTCTGATGCACGAAGCCATACACCTTGGCATCATTTCGAGCCAGCTTAAAGCCATGCAATAA
- a CDS encoding RidA family protein — protein MATLAVLGSVKRAIGDLDRIAAWLRVDGYVLAAPDFNRTTNVVNGCSALLHHIFGREAAQHARTAMGVAATPLSCPVVIAAELALKK, from the coding sequence TTGGCCACACTCGCCGTGCTGGGCAGTGTTAAGCGCGCCATCGGCGATCTGGACCGCATTGCTGCCTGGCTGCGGGTCGACGGATATGTGCTGGCGGCGCCAGACTTCAATAGGACGACGAATGTGGTAAACGGCTGTTCTGCCCTTCTTCATCATATTTTCGGGCGCGAAGCCGCTCAGCACGCCCGCACGGCGATGGGCGTTGCAGCTACGCCGCTGAGCTGCCCAGTCGTCATTGCAGCGGAGCTGGCATTGAAAAAATAA
- a CDS encoding fibronectin type III domain-containing protein: protein MKRQLMLFIFGMLLLTLLLPFQAFAAVSSSTVVAESSKSGVTMIDAGGPPQALTTDGSVWQWSPRFQTPAKLQGLGSVVAISVGIQNNLVLQSDGTVWAWGDNYERQLGLCDPTDGSDRTTPVQVCNLSSMVAIASGDIHNLALKSDGTVWTWGDNRWGQLGDGRYSSSDGWEPSDIAGPVQVQDLRSVVAIAAGEDHSLALKSDGTVWAWGSNAYGQLGIGSRATYTSNIPVQVQGLSSVVAIAANGYHNLAVKSDGTVWQWGFTTGGEMYRFTPEEVQGLHSVSAVAAGYDHNLALKTDGTVWAWGDNSSGQLGDGTTTRHYYPAQVKGLGSVEAIAAGIEDSLALTSDGTVWNWGWIGINATTPVQVQGIGGSTPETPQWPKDDVLTVTDATYNSVQLNWQPAMDDTGVDKYLVYRDNTLLATLNGDVNSYEVKGLSPKTYYLFTVVAVDADSNQSLNQGVIVTTAAVPTSGSFQLSDSKTYSDDQHTYRVSLYYGYLSSPNQVLSGSWTFPKGEHGKVNVSMISPEGKNYDLRMETAGDGHQIPITAKELPDGTEYSAAEIPEGYTASWSVKGHTAQDYSPNKKVFVYVSIQSDNH from the coding sequence ATGAAACGACAGTTGATGCTTTTCATTTTCGGAATGTTGTTGCTGACGCTGCTTTTGCCCTTTCAGGCATTCGCGGCCGTGTCCAGTTCCACGGTGGTAGCAGAGAGTTCGAAATCGGGGGTAACGATGATTGATGCAGGAGGTCCTCCTCAAGCTCTTACAACGGACGGATCCGTTTGGCAGTGGTCGCCAAGATTTCAAACCCCCGCTAAGCTACAAGGTCTCGGTTCTGTAGTCGCCATATCTGTAGGTATTCAGAATAATTTGGTGCTCCAAAGTGACGGAACCGTCTGGGCGTGGGGCGATAATTACGAACGCCAACTTGGCTTATGCGATCCAACGGACGGTTCTGATCGAACGACTCCCGTTCAAGTATGCAACCTCAGCTCCATGGTCGCCATTGCTTCAGGGGATATTCATAATTTGGCACTCAAAAGCGACGGGACCGTTTGGACGTGGGGCGACAATCGATGGGGCCAACTCGGCGATGGTAGATATTCATCGAGCGATGGATGGGAGCCCTCTGATATTGCGGGTCCCGTTCAGGTGCAAGATCTTCGTTCGGTAGTCGCTATTGCAGCGGGAGAAGATCATAGTTTGGCACTTAAAAGCGACGGAACCGTCTGGGCATGGGGCAGTAATGCGTACGGCCAACTAGGCATTGGAAGCAGGGCAACCTACACTTCTAATATTCCCGTTCAAGTACAAGGTCTCAGTTCGGTGGTCGCCATAGCCGCGAATGGTTACCATAATTTGGCCGTAAAGAGCGATGGGACGGTATGGCAGTGGGGATTTACTACAGGCGGGGAAATGTATCGTTTTACTCCTGAAGAAGTGCAGGGTCTCCATTCAGTGAGCGCCGTTGCTGCGGGCTATGATCATAATTTGGCGCTTAAAACCGACGGAACAGTCTGGGCGTGGGGAGATAATTCTTCTGGCCAACTGGGCGATGGAACAACGACACGCCATTATTATCCCGCTCAAGTGAAGGGTCTCGGTTCGGTGGAAGCCATAGCTGCGGGAATTGAAGACAGCTTGGCACTCACAAGCGACGGAACCGTCTGGAATTGGGGATGGATTGGGATTAACGCCACGACTCCCGTACAAGTCCAAGGAATTGGCGGATCCACTCCTGAAACGCCGCAGTGGCCTAAGGATGACGTGCTGACAGTTACCGATGCGACCTATAACAGCGTACAGCTGAATTGGCAGCCGGCCATGGATGATACGGGTGTAGACAAGTACTTGGTGTACCGGGACAATACGCTGCTAGCTACTCTGAACGGGGACGTGAACAGCTATGAGGTGAAGGGGCTGTCTCCAAAAACATACTACCTCTTTACAGTGGTCGCCGTCGATGCCGATAGCAATCAAAGTCTGAACCAAGGAGTGATCGTCACTACGGCTGCCGTTCCGACTTCCGGTTCTTTTCAGCTATCCGATTCCAAGACATATTCGGATGACCAGCACACGTATCGGGTTTCGTTATATTATGGGTACCTTTCGTCGCCAAACCAAGTATTGAGCGGATCTTGGACCTTCCCGAAAGGCGAGCATGGGAAAGTGAATGTCTCCATGATTTCTCCGGAAGGCAAAAATTATGACCTCCGTATGGAGACCGCGGGTGACGGTCACCAAATACCGATTACGGCGAAGGAGCTCCCGGATGGTACCGAGTATAGCGCTGCCGAAATACCTGAAGGGTACACCGCATCGTGGAGCGTTAAAGGACATACGGCCCAAGATTACAGTCCGAATAAAAAGGTTTTCGTATATGTGAGTATCCAGTCTGACAATCACTGA
- a CDS encoding alpha/beta fold hydrolase, which translates to MAKTNILPDLLMRKRNQRKNARILRIQAPNGIAEGSYVRIGGIDQWVTIRGEARDNPILLFVHGGPGSTYSIFHPILRPWEKYFTIVHWDQRGAGKTLRRNGQNGCGTITFDRIAEDGVEVAAHVSRKLGQDKVVLIGSSAGSLPAILMAARCPNLFHAYVGTDQNAPDPKHLAQNLALEVMRAAGMEKGARLLERMGPDPSRWALPDFDKRNRFMVKIPQHVPNFVMDLVLPALLASPDHSFRDIIDVFKGMKFSLEHLFQELVTFNYGQLGKRFELPFFIFQGDSDIITPVAAVKAFFEEIEAPHKEFALIRNAGHLACFSRPEQFLDELNKRVRPIAVTR; encoded by the coding sequence ATGGCCAAGACTAATATTCTGCCTGATTTGCTGATGAGAAAAAGAAACCAACGAAAGAATGCCCGCATCCTTCGCATACAAGCGCCGAACGGCATCGCCGAAGGCTCTTATGTGAGAATCGGGGGTATTGATCAATGGGTGACCATTCGCGGTGAAGCACGCGACAATCCCATTCTGTTGTTCGTTCACGGAGGTCCCGGATCGACGTACTCCATTTTTCACCCCATTCTGCGCCCTTGGGAAAAATACTTTACCATTGTGCATTGGGACCAGCGCGGTGCAGGCAAGACGCTTCGCCGCAACGGCCAAAATGGCTGCGGAACGATTACTTTCGACCGGATCGCTGAAGACGGGGTCGAGGTCGCGGCGCATGTGAGCCGAAAGCTCGGTCAGGACAAAGTGGTTCTCATCGGAAGCTCCGCCGGGAGCCTGCCGGCTATCCTCATGGCGGCACGCTGCCCCAACTTGTTCCATGCTTATGTCGGAACGGATCAGAATGCGCCAGACCCTAAACACCTTGCACAAAACCTTGCCTTGGAGGTCATGCGTGCCGCGGGAATGGAAAAAGGCGCCCGCTTGCTGGAACGGATGGGGCCGGATCCTTCCCGTTGGGCACTTCCGGATTTTGATAAACGAAATCGTTTTATGGTAAAGATTCCTCAGCATGTTCCGAACTTTGTAATGGACCTTGTCCTGCCGGCTCTTCTCGCCTCTCCGGATCACAGTTTCCGGGATATTATCGATGTTTTCAAAGGGATGAAATTCTCGTTAGAGCACTTGTTCCAGGAGTTGGTTACCTTCAATTACGGCCAGCTCGGGAAAAGGTTTGAATTGCCTTTCTTTATTTTTCAAGGGGACTCCGATATCATCACCCCGGTTGCTGCGGTAAAAGCGTTTTTCGAAGAGATTGAAGCTCCTCATAAAGAGTTTGCGCTCATTAGAAATGCCGGCCACCTGGCATGCTTCTCCCGTCCGGAACAATTTCTCGATGAGTTGAACAAGCGGGTGCGCCCGATAGCAGTCACACGATAG